Sequence from the Streptosporangium brasiliense genome:
GCGCGTCCGGCATGCGGATGGCGCTCTGCTGGGCGATGCCGAACCGCTCGGCGTCGCCCAACACCGCGCGCACGTCCGCGTAGCGGGTGACCAGCCAGGCGTCGACGCCGAACGGCGTGCTGACGCGCCTGACCCCCTCCCCGTCGCGCAGCGCCGCCAGTTCCGGATCAGGATCGAACCCTGCCCGCCGCATGTGCAGCGGCAGAGTCGGAGACTCGCTCATGCAACCCCCTGGATGACTCGCCGTCCAGACCGCTCTCGCACAAAACGGTAGCAACCTATCGTTTATCTGCAAGGGATCTCCGCGAATTGGGAGGGTCGCCGCCTGCCCATACCCCGGACAGCGGCGTGACGGCCCCCGGCGTCAGGCTGGAGGCCGTCACGGCGCCTTGCTCGTTTGAACCGGCGGCTTACTTGAAGCCGCGCAGCCGCAGGCTGTTGGTCACCACGAAGACCGAGGAGAAGGCCATCGCGGCTCCGGCGATCATCGGGTTGAGCAGGCCGAGGGCGGCCAGCGGGAGGGCGGCCACGTTGTAGGCGAAGGCCCAGAACAGGTTGCCCTTGATGGTGCGCAGGGTGCGGCGGGACAGGCGGATCGCGTCGGCGGCCACCCGCAGGTCGCCGCGGACCAGGGTGAGGTCGGAGGCCTCGATGGCCGCGTCGGTGCCGGTGCCCATGGCCAGGCCGAGGTCGGCCTGGGCGAGCGCGGCGGCGTCGTTGACGCCGTCGCCGACCATGGCCACCGACCGGCCCTCGGCCTGCAGGCGCTTGACCACGTCGACCTTGTCGGCGGGCAGCACCTCGGCGATCACCTCGTCGATGCCCACCTCGGCCGCCACGGACCGGGCGACGGCCTCGTTGTCGCCGGTGAGCAGGACCGGGGTCAGTCCCAGGCCGCGCAGCTGCCTGATCGCCTCCGCCGAGGTCGGCTTGACGGTGTCGGCGACGGTGAGGACCGCGCGGG
This genomic interval carries:
- a CDS encoding heavy metal translocating P-type ATPase; translation: GLATPTALLVGTGRGAQLGILIKGPEVLESTRAIDTVVLDKTGTVTEGRMTLAEVHLADGEDRAEVLRLAGALEHASEHPIAQAIARGAADQVGELPAPEDFANVEGLGVQGTVDGHAVLVGRPRLLAEWSQHLPAELERKLAEAQAAGRTAVAVGWDGRARAVLTVADTVKPTSAEAIRQLRGLGLTPVLLTGDNEAVARSVAAEVGIDEVIAEVLPADKVDVVKRLQAEGRSVAMVGDGVNDAAALAQADLGLAMGTGTDAAIEASDLTLVRGDLRVAADAIRLSRRTLRTIKGNLFWAFAYNVAALPLAALGLLNPMIAGAAMAFSSVFVVTNSLRLRGFK